A region from the Bradyrhizobium erythrophlei genome encodes:
- the fliI gene encoding flagellar protein export ATPase FliI, producing MKALAEQISDIDSVNIYGRVVGVRGLMVEIAGPIHAMSVGARIVIETGGDRFIPSEVIGFSGSNAVVMPFAGLEGVRRGCRAVIALSASQVRPSAAWLGRVINAMGEPIDGKGPLPQGPSPMPYRNSPPPAHSRKRVGAPLDLGVRALNTFLTCCRGQRLGIFAGSGVGKSVLLSMLARNVDADITVIGLVGERGREVQEFLQDDLGDEGLARSVVVVATSDEPALMRRQAAYLTLAIAEYFRDEDKDVLCLMDSVTRFAMAQREIGLSAGEPPTAKGYTPTVFTELPKLLERAGPGTGAGTITGIFTVLVDGDDHNEPIADAVRGILDGHIVMQRSIAERGRYPAINVLKSVSRTMPKSADPAFLPVITRARQVMATYADMEELIRLGAYRAGSSAEVDEAIRLNGPLESFLRQAKDEVSSLSEGYRQLEQILRDLETER from the coding sequence ATGAAGGCGCTCGCCGAGCAGATCAGCGATATCGACAGCGTCAACATCTATGGCCGGGTGGTGGGCGTTCGCGGCCTGATGGTTGAGATCGCCGGCCCCATCCACGCGATGTCGGTCGGCGCCCGTATCGTGATCGAGACCGGCGGCGACCGCTTCATCCCCTCCGAGGTGATCGGCTTTTCCGGCAGCAACGCCGTGGTGATGCCGTTCGCGGGCCTTGAAGGCGTGCGGCGCGGCTGCCGCGCGGTGATCGCGCTTTCCGCGAGCCAGGTGCGGCCTTCGGCCGCCTGGCTCGGCCGCGTCATCAACGCCATGGGCGAGCCGATCGACGGCAAGGGGCCGCTGCCGCAGGGGCCGTCCCCGATGCCGTACCGCAATTCGCCGCCGCCGGCGCATTCGCGCAAGCGGGTCGGCGCGCCGCTCGATCTCGGCGTGCGCGCGCTCAATACCTTCCTGACCTGCTGCCGCGGCCAGCGACTCGGTATTTTCGCGGGCTCCGGCGTCGGCAAGTCGGTACTGCTGTCGATGCTGGCGCGCAATGTCGACGCCGACATCACGGTGATCGGCCTGGTCGGCGAACGCGGCCGCGAGGTGCAGGAATTCCTGCAGGACGACCTCGGCGACGAAGGTCTGGCGCGGTCGGTGGTGGTGGTGGCGACCTCGGACGAGCCGGCCTTGATGCGGCGGCAGGCGGCCTACCTCACGCTCGCGATCGCGGAATATTTCCGCGACGAGGACAAGGACGTGCTCTGCCTGATGGATTCGGTCACGCGTTTTGCGATGGCGCAGCGCGAGATTGGCCTGTCGGCGGGCGAGCCGCCGACCGCCAAGGGCTATACGCCGACCGTGTTCACCGAATTGCCGAAGCTGCTGGAGCGTGCGGGTCCTGGCACCGGCGCCGGCACCATCACCGGCATTTTTACGGTGCTGGTGGACGGCGACGACCACAACGAGCCGATCGCGGACGCGGTGCGCGGCATCCTGGACGGCCATATCGTGATGCAGCGCTCGATCGCCGAGCGCGGGCGCTATCCGGCCATCAACGTCCTCAAATCGGTGTCCCGCACCATGCCGAAATCGGCGGATCCGGCCTTTCTGCCCGTCATCACGCGGGCCCGTCAGGTCATGGCGACCTATGCAGATATGGAGGAATTGATCCGGCTCGGGGCCTATCGCGCCGGTTCCAGCGCCGAGGTCGACGAGGCGATCCGGCTCAACGGGCCGCTGGAGAGCTTCCTGCGCCAGGCCAAGGACGAGGTGTCCAGCCTGAGCGAGGGTTACCGCCAACTTGAACAAATCCTGAGGGATTTGGAAACGGAACGCTAA
- a CDS encoding anti-sigma factor, which produces MAYSEDHIALAAEYALGTLDADERAQVEAMMSVDKDFTAMVESWEFRLGVLNQMVGSVEPRPEVWDRIKVAIGVSEPQAPLVLPEAPPPPAPPVGSEFAALTAGVDTSNVIRLSRQARRWRNIASFTTAIAAALVALLAVGAYQPDLLPDAIRPKPRTQVVEVKAPPTPAPAPASAQYVAVLQKEGGAPAFIMTVDAATKNFTIRKVGAEPEPGKSFELWLISDKLPKPRSLGVIGNADFTARPVLSAYDTDLVNNATYAVTIEQAGGSPDGNPHSAPVYTGKLVETVPPPAPAATKGR; this is translated from the coding sequence ATGGCCTACAGTGAAGACCATATCGCGCTCGCCGCGGAATACGCCCTCGGCACGCTCGACGCCGATGAGCGGGCGCAAGTCGAGGCCATGATGTCCGTCGACAAGGACTTCACGGCGATGGTCGAGTCGTGGGAGTTCCGGCTTGGCGTGTTGAATCAGATGGTCGGCTCCGTCGAGCCGCGGCCCGAGGTCTGGGACCGGATCAAGGTTGCGATCGGCGTTTCCGAGCCGCAGGCGCCGCTGGTGCTTCCCGAGGCTCCGCCGCCGCCGGCGCCGCCGGTCGGGTCCGAATTCGCTGCGCTTACGGCCGGCGTCGACACTTCCAACGTCATTCGCCTGTCCAGGCAGGCCCGGCGCTGGCGCAATATCGCAAGCTTCACCACGGCGATCGCGGCCGCTCTGGTGGCGCTGCTCGCGGTCGGTGCCTACCAGCCGGATCTGCTGCCCGACGCCATTCGCCCCAAACCGCGCACGCAGGTGGTCGAGGTCAAGGCGCCGCCGACGCCGGCGCCAGCGCCGGCGTCGGCCCAATATGTCGCGGTGCTACAAAAGGAGGGCGGCGCGCCAGCCTTCATTATGACGGTCGACGCGGCCACCAAGAACTTCACGATCCGAAAGGTCGGCGCTGAGCCCGAGCCCGGCAAGAGCTTCGAGCTCTGGCTGATCTCGGACAAGCTGCCCAAGCCGCGCTCGCTTGGCGTGATCGGCAATGCCGATTTCACCGCGCGTCCGGTGCTGTCGGCCTACGACACCGATCTCGTCAACAACGCGACTTATGCGGTGACGATCGAACAGGCCGGCGGATCGCCCGATGGCAATCCGCACTCCGCGCCGGTCTATACCGGCAAGCTGGTCGAGACCGTCCCGCCGCCGGCGCCCGCGGCGACCAAGGGCCGCTGA
- a CDS encoding sigma-70 family RNA polymerase sigma factor codes for MLTPAELVWLIAAVAKGDEAAFERLYAATRAKLFGVVLRILRRQDLAEEVIQEAYVKIWSSAGQFKPGLSSPITWMASIARNRAIDVVRKRGEISIEEEPTAMEVAAESPDPLARREMTEELKRLLECVGRLEPDRQKLVLLAYYNGWSREQLAAKFETPVNTVKTWLRRSMMDIRECLGL; via the coding sequence ATGCTGACGCCAGCTGAGTTGGTCTGGCTGATCGCCGCGGTCGCGAAGGGGGATGAGGCGGCTTTCGAGCGCCTCTATGCCGCGACGCGCGCGAAACTTTTCGGCGTGGTGCTCCGTATCTTGCGGCGACAGGATCTCGCGGAGGAGGTCATTCAGGAGGCCTACGTCAAGATCTGGAGCAGCGCCGGACAATTCAAGCCCGGCCTGTCGTCGCCGATCACGTGGATGGCGTCCATCGCCCGAAACCGGGCCATCGACGTCGTGCGCAAACGCGGCGAAATCTCGATCGAAGAGGAGCCGACCGCCATGGAAGTGGCCGCCGAGAGCCCGGATCCGCTGGCGCGACGGGAGATGACCGAGGAATTGAAGCGATTGCTCGAATGCGTCGGCCGTCTGGAGCCGGACCGGCAAAAGCTCGTGCTGTTGGCTTATTACAACGGCTGGAGCCGCGAGCAGCTGGCGGCAAAGTTCGAGACGCCGGTGAATACGGTGAAGACCTGGCTGCGCCGTAGCATGATGGACATCCGGGAGTGTCTTGGACTTTGA
- the fliJ gene encoding flagellar export protein FliJ codes for MKSRETLIRLKKFQVDEKRRRVAQIEGMIADFQRMSVDLEREIQSEQERAGINDPTHFAYPTYAKAAIQRRENLTRSADELRIQLEDAKSLLSEAFEELKKVELLDERDQARGRAEESAREQADLDSIGLLRARLGGAIA; via the coding sequence ATGAAGTCACGTGAAACGCTAATCCGCCTGAAGAAATTTCAGGTCGACGAAAAGCGCCGAAGGGTCGCCCAGATTGAAGGCATGATTGCCGATTTCCAGCGTATGTCGGTCGACCTGGAGCGCGAAATCCAGTCCGAGCAGGAACGCGCGGGAATCAACGATCCCACGCATTTCGCCTATCCGACCTATGCCAAGGCCGCGATCCAGCGGCGCGAAAACCTGACCCGCTCCGCCGACGAGTTGCGGATCCAGCTGGAAGACGCCAAGAGCCTGTTGAGCGAGGCGTTCGAGGAGCTCAAGAAAGTCGAACTGCTGGACGAGCGCGACCAGGCGCGCGGGCGCGCCGAGGAAAGCGCCCGGGAACAGGCCGATCTCGACAGCATCGGCCTGTTGCGCGCGCGCCTTGGCGGCGCGATCGCCTGA